A window of Chlorobium phaeobacteroides DSM 266 genomic DNA:
CGCTTCGAACAAGAGTGTCGTTTGAACTCGGCATTCACGAACTCGGCGGTTACTCAATCAATCTCGACGGAAAATCCATCGGCATGGGCTCACGAGAGTCCGTCGAAGACATTGCGAGGCTTCTTTCGCGATACAACGACGCTATCGTCGCCCGACTGCACGACCATGCCGTTATCGAAACCCTTGCGGAGCACGCAACCATTCCGGTTGTCAATGCGCTCACCGATCTCTCGCACCCCTGTCAGGTGCTGGCCGACGCCTTTACCCTCTATGAGAAAAAGCTCTGGCATGATGAAATAAAAATCGTTTTCGTCGGCGACGGCAATAACGTTGCCAACTCATGGGTTGAGCTTGCAGGCATCCTCCCCTTTCACTTCGTTCTCGCCTGTCCTGAAGGGTACATGCCGGATGAACGGCTTCTCGACGAAGCAAGAGCGGCAGGGGTAAGCCGGATCGACATCACCCATGACCCGAAAGAGGCCGCAACTGATGCCGATGTGCTCTATACCGATGTCTGGACAAGCATGGGACAGGAAGACGAAATAGAGGAGCGCGTTAAAATATTCAGCCCCTTCCAGATCAACAGCACTCTCCTCCGGCTTGCCAAACCCTCCGCTGTGGTGATGCACTGCATGCCCGCCCACAGAGGTCAGGAGATTACCGCGGAGGTTATGGATGGAGCGCAATCCATCGTGCTTGACGAGGCGGAAAACCGCCTGCACGTTCAAAAAGCGCTGCTGGTAAAACTGTTGAGCCATGATGTGTACAGAAAATTCCATCTGACTCACCGCCTGATGAATGCGGCGAAAAACATCAAGGTATAAGGAGCATTGAACAACATGAACAAGCAGTTACGGCAGTTGAAGGTCAGGGAGATCCTGTGCCAGCATGATGTTGGCAATCAGCACGACCTGATGCGGCTTCTCAACAGTGCCGGCATCAGGGTTGCCCAGGCCACCCTGTCACGCGACTGCAATGAAATCGGGGTTGTCCGCTCGCGGGACTCAAAAGGCTACCGGCTTGTCTATTCCGAAAAAAATCCGGGATGGATCATCAAAGGCCTTGTCGGCGTTGAAGTGCTGTCCGTGAAGGCCAACGAAACATCCATCATCATCAGAACCCTTCCAGGCAGGGCGCACGGCGTAGGATCCTTTCTTGACGAACTCAAAAGCCCGATGATTCTTGGCACCATTGCCGGCGACGACACGGTTCTGGTCATTCCCGGTTCGATAAAGCAGATTTCAGAGCTTGTAAGCTATATTAAGGATAATCTTTCACAAAACGCATAATCATAAACCCGTATGAGCAAGGAAAAAATCGCCATAGCCTATTCCGGCGGACTTGATACCTCTATCATGATCAAATGGCTTAAAGACAAATACGATGCCGAGATCGTTGCCGTTACCGGCAACCTCGGCCAGCAGAAAGAGATCGAAAACCTCGAATCAAAAGCAATAGCCACCGGAGCATCGGCATTTCAGTTTGTCGATCTCCGCAAAGAGTTTGTCGAAGAGTACATCTGGAAAGCCCTCAAGGCCGGAGCCCTCTATGAAGATGTCTACCCCCTGGCAACAGCCCTCGGCCGTCCGCTGCTGGCCAAAGCCATTGTCGATGCC
This region includes:
- a CDS encoding arginine repressor is translated as MNKQLRQLKVREILCQHDVGNQHDLMRLLNSAGIRVAQATLSRDCNEIGVVRSRDSKGYRLVYSEKNPGWIIKGLVGVEVLSVKANETSIIIRTLPGRAHGVGSFLDELKSPMILGTIAGDDTVLVIPGSIKQISELVSYIKDNLSQNA
- the argF gene encoding ornithine carbamoyltransferase, which produces MQHTPQQQPAKKRDFLGFRPLDAAKIIELFDFSLFIKGKRKENASEEPFLPLRQKTVAMIFSKPSLRTRVSFELGIHELGGYSINLDGKSIGMGSRESVEDIARLLSRYNDAIVARLHDHAVIETLAEHATIPVVNALTDLSHPCQVLADAFTLYEKKLWHDEIKIVFVGDGNNVANSWVELAGILPFHFVLACPEGYMPDERLLDEARAAGVSRIDITHDPKEAATDADVLYTDVWTSMGQEDEIEERVKIFSPFQINSTLLRLAKPSAVVMHCMPAHRGQEITAEVMDGAQSIVLDEAENRLHVQKALLVKLLSHDVYRKFHLTHRLMNAAKNIKV